A single window of Labeo rohita strain BAU-BD-2019 chromosome 4, IGBB_LRoh.1.0, whole genome shotgun sequence DNA harbors:
- the b2m gene encoding beta-2-microglobulin, with the protein MRAIITFALFCVLYITVQGKTSNPKVQVYSHYPGEYGKSNTLICHVSGFHPPDISIELLKNGEILPESKQTDLAFEKGWQFHLTKSVAFTPERGHDYSCKVRHMSETKTYSWEPNM; encoded by the exons ATGAGAGCTATCATCACTTTCGCCCTATTCTGTGTGCTGTACATCACTGTACAGGGCAAAACAT CCAACCCCAAGGTCCAGGTGTACAGCCATTATCCTGGAGAGTATGGAAAGTCGAACACCCTCATCTGCCATGTCAGTGGCTTCCACCCTCCTGATATCAGCATTGAACTGCTGAAGAATGGTGAGATTCTCCCTGAGAGCAAGCAGACTGACCTGGCCTTCGAAAAGGGCTGGCAGTTTCACCTCACCAAGAGCGTCGCCTTCACACCAGAGCGAGGACATGATTATTCCTGCAAAGTTCGACACATGAGCGAAACAAAAACCTATTCTTGGG AGCCCAACATGTAA
- the irak3 gene encoding interleukin-1 receptor-associated kinase 3, translated as MSGKINTSTFLFDVPPVLMGNFCKLMDSGVDGLGWRALANHILPSQLEVRYAEMHVAAGKSPTQELMWTWAQQNKTVGDLLKVLDQMGHARARSLFQTEDSCVLKSPSSPLFVTDLPNTEKSCQMSAPHSESVFVKGKKQKYCITFSDVIEGTRHFHPDLKIRSSAFSEVYCGKWGNRSFAVKVFKQENKADWKALWEKFTKEIEVLQLYQHPNILELWGSFSEADRFCLVYPYLHNGSLFHRLHEEVQGPLSWQERLNIIKGTAKAVNHLHTAQPCMVICGNITSSNILLDERLQPKLSDFGLAHLRPHSVDQSCTIVMDTASHSNLGYLPEEYIRDGKLSIKLDVYSLGMVILETCTGQKVRQESGKSLFLRDILHSEFEEKGSVDACLQFLDPKVEHWPTAVALCLLRIGLECTSSKMRARPTMEMVLQRLNQILPTPTSPEDQPHTLDDTIPLQWPHNCHSPHLSIPVEVDEMYSPLEEPQPPRLSNLAEPCECSQSEVTFLSVGDPNLSHSLRECLEENDRVVSASQSIQSDSAAPLDLYGSWPVECSCSAGTEAQGCEDCCANGFSQSVLYVTVDDDPQLSQYGITNPAKEKIKNKIHLYNQGIIKTEELLSLKSE; from the exons ATGTCAGGTAAAATAAATACGTCGACGTTCCTCTTCGACGTCCCGCCGGTGCTGATGGGGAATTTCTGTAAGCTGATGGACAGCGGTGTCGACGGTCTGGGATGGAGAGCTTTAG CTAACCACATCCTTCCCAGTCAGCTGGAAGTCAGATATGCTGAAATGCACGTAGCTGCTGGGAAAAGTCCTACCCAGGAGCTCATGTGGACGTGGGCCCAGCAGAATAAAACAGTTGGGGATCTTCTGAAGGTTCTGGATCAGATGGGTCACGCTCGAGCCAGGAGTCTTTTCCAAACCGAAG ACTCCTGCGTACTGAAGTCACCATCGTCTCCTCTCTTTGTCACG GATCTGCCAAACACTGAGAAATCCTGTCAAATGTCTGCTCCTCATTCAGAGTCTGTGTTTGTTAAAG GTAAAAAACAGAAGTATTGCATTACATTTTCTGACGTCATAGAAGGAACGAGACATTTTCACCCGGATTTAAAAATACGATCGAGCGCGTTCTCCGAGGTCTACTGTGGCAAATGGGGAAACAGATCTTTTGCTGTGAAAGTTTTCAAACAG gaaaACAAAGCTGATTGGAAGGCGTTGTGGGAAAAATTCACCAAAGAAATTGAAGTTCTACAACT ctACCAGCATCCTAATATCTTAGAGTTATGGGGCAGCTTTTCAGAGGCAGATCGCTTCTGTCTCGTTTATCCGTACCTTCATAACGGATCGCTGTTCCACAGACTTCATGAG GAAGTTCAGGGTCCTTTATCATGGCAGGAAAGGCTAAACATCATCAAAGGCACCGCAAAGGCAGTTAACCATCTACACACTGCACAACCATGCATGGTTATTTGTGGAAACATTACAAG TTCAAACATACTCTTGGATGAGCGCCTGCAGCCCAAATTATCAGATTTTGGATTAGCTCATCTCAGACCGCACTCTGTCGATCAGAGCTGCACTATTGTCATGGATACTGCCTCCCATAGCAACCTTGGCTATCTCCCAGAAGAGTACATCCGTGATGgcaagctgtcaatcaaacttgACGTGTACAGCCTTGGCATG GTTATATTAGAGACATGTACTGGACAGAAGGTGAGACAGGAGTCAGGAAAAAGCCTGTTTTTG AGAGACATATTGCATTCAGAATTTGAGGAAAAAGGCTCTGTGGATGCCTGTCTGCAGTTTTTAGATCCCAAAGTTGAGCATTGGCCTACTGCGGTGGCACTTTGTCTGCTCCGAATCGGACTAGAATGCACAAGCAGCAAAATGCGAGCAAGGCCTACCATGGAAATG GTGCTTCAGAGGCTAAACCAAATTCTTCCCACGCCCACATCCCCTGAGGACCAGCCGCACACCCTAGATGATACGATTCCTCTTCAGTGGCCACATAATTGCCACAGTCCACATCTAAGCATCCCTGTCGAAGTTGATGAAATGTACAGCCCGCTTGAGGAACCACAACCTCCCAGACTTTCCAATCTGGCAGAACCCTGCGAATGCAGCCAGTCTGAGGTCACTTTCTTGAGTGTTGGAGATCCCAACTTGTCACATTCCCTCAGGGAATGTCTTGAGGAAAATGACAGAGTGGTTTCAGCATCACAGAGTATCCAGTCAGACTCTGCAGCTCCTCTGGACTTATATGGGAGCTGGCCAGTGGAGTGTAGCTGTAGCGCTGGAACAGAAGCGCAGGGGTGCGAGGACTGCTGTGCCAATGGCTTCAGTCAGTCTGTTTTATATGTCACTGTAG atgaTGATCCCCAGCTCTCTCAGTATGGCATTACAAATCcagcaaaagagaaaataaagaataaaattcATCTGTACAACCAGGGGATAATAAAAACTGAAGAACTTCTTTCGCTTAAGTCGGAATGA